One Candidatus Thermoplasmatota archaeon DNA segment encodes these proteins:
- a CDS encoding Nre family DNA repair protein translates to MLCGKERCSVIARFYSASKVRERIDKTTLDGSCPPSVFVGRIGYPDVAIGPMIPPYHGDTSLMDTPERWVGLPIDDIIDFRSNLVRGMHRVDVHDVENTDKLVARTRDLALARNPPEVVAEFQRKPQGRMTVDDDVQPFGPSAPLSKFEVSNFRFDNRLEKAFFDTDLRAGEAVVSLYKDGTLLSQIQRAFSVGAFGVGKRRKFVPTRWSITAVDSNLGLHMLETTKTFQLIDEYRVYETMSLDNRWAILMMPTSWRYELIEAWYPNTAWNPHSDKIAIMSDWEFFDGRTTYASIGGCYYAARLAVNELLQRERRQAGVSIMREAHPGYILPVGVWNVRENVRSALRTSPKRFATLKAALTHISTIMDIPISRWIRNSSILKDALFQRRIDDLWS, encoded by the coding sequence ATGCTGTGTGGAAAGGAGAGATGCTCCGTCATCGCCCGCTTCTACTCAGCATCGAAGGTCAGAGAGAGGATAGATAAGACCACTCTCGATGGTTCCTGCCCGCCAAGCGTGTTCGTCGGGCGGATTGGATATCCTGATGTGGCGATCGGTCCTATGATACCTCCGTATCATGGCGACACGTCGCTGATGGATACGCCGGAGCGCTGGGTCGGACTTCCCATCGATGACATCATCGATTTCAGGTCCAATCTCGTCCGGGGCATGCACCGCGTCGATGTCCATGATGTCGAGAACACCGACAAGCTCGTGGCAAGGACCAGGGATCTCGCACTCGCGAGGAATCCTCCAGAGGTCGTGGCAGAATTCCAGAGGAAACCCCAGGGCAGGATGACCGTGGATGACGATGTCCAACCTTTCGGACCTTCGGCACCGCTAAGCAAGTTTGAAGTCTCCAACTTCAGGTTCGACAACAGACTGGAGAAAGCGTTCTTCGACACCGACCTGAGGGCAGGAGAGGCTGTCGTGTCCTTGTACAAGGACGGCACACTGCTCTCTCAGATACAGAGGGCATTTAGCGTGGGCGCCTTCGGGGTCGGCAAGCGGAGGAAGTTCGTTCCAACGCGTTGGAGCATCACAGCAGTCGATTCGAACCTGGGACTGCACATGCTTGAGACCACGAAGACCTTCCAGCTGATCGACGAGTACAGGGTGTATGAGACCATGAGCCTAGACAACCGATGGGCCATACTCATGATGCCTACCTCGTGGAGATATGAGTTGATCGAGGCATGGTATCCCAATACTGCCTGGAACCCGCACAGCGACAAGATAGCGATTATGTCCGACTGGGAGTTCTTCGATGGGAGAACCACATACGCCAGCATCGGGGGATGCTACTATGCTGCGCGTCTGGCAGTCAACGAGCTGCTCCAGAGAGAACGCAGACAAGCAGGCGTTTCCATCATGAGGGAGGCACATCCAGGATATATTCTGCCTGTCGGGGTCTGGAATGTCCGCGAGAACGTTCGGTCAGCACTTCGGACATCACCGAAGAGATTCGCGACGCTCAAGGCTGCTCTAACCCACATTTCGACCATCATGGATATCCCGATCTCCAGATGGATCAGGAACAGCTCCATTCTGAAGGACGCCCTGTTCCAGAGAAGGATCGACGATCTCTGGAGCTGA
- a CDS encoding radical SAM protein translates to MEVCLVECKSAISPSRLPGLDWAVNPYKGCGHACAYCYAQDVTRFEMTRPWGDVIEVRANIVSRLKKDLEKRPRGVIGIGTVTDPYQPLESEYELTRGCLAVLKRAGARISILTKSDLVLRDLDILTGWPDAEVGISIGCSNGQIASIVEPGAPSPDRRFLALRELNDEHVNTYLMAAPIIPGLCDSEEALVELVREARDAGVRRIMWDKFNQKPIAASRLRKCLSQMGAQSLRPQTEIEASRTRSVLDRECVRSEIELLDAF, encoded by the coding sequence ATGGAGGTGTGTCTGGTCGAGTGCAAGAGCGCTATCTCACCATCCCGCCTTCCTGGCCTTGATTGGGCGGTGAACCCGTACAAGGGATGCGGGCATGCATGTGCCTACTGCTACGCACAGGATGTGACGAGGTTCGAGATGACTAGGCCATGGGGCGACGTGATCGAGGTCAGGGCCAATATCGTTTCAAGGCTGAAGAAGGACCTCGAGAAGAGACCGCGAGGGGTCATTGGGATAGGAACGGTCACAGATCCTTATCAACCTCTTGAGAGCGAGTACGAGCTGACAAGGGGGTGTCTCGCAGTACTGAAGAGGGCAGGAGCGCGTATCAGCATACTCACGAAATCAGATCTCGTGCTTCGCGATCTTGACATATTGACTGGATGGCCCGATGCAGAGGTGGGCATAAGCATCGGGTGTTCGAACGGGCAAATCGCATCCATCGTGGAGCCAGGAGCTCCGTCTCCAGATCGAAGGTTCTTGGCTCTCAGGGAATTGAACGATGAGCATGTCAACACATATCTAATGGCAGCACCGATCATTCCAGGACTCTGCGATTCTGAGGAGGCACTTGTCGAGTTAGTGAGAGAGGCTAGGGACGCAGGCGTCCGAAGAATCATGTGGGACAAGTTCAACCAGAAGCCTATCGCGGCTTCGCGGTTGAGAAAATGCTTGTCCCAGATGGGGGCACAGTCATTACGGCCGCAGACCGAAATCGAGGCATCGAGGACCCGGTCCGTCCTCGATCGAGAATGCGTTCGAAGTGAAATCGAGTTGCTGGATGCATTCTAG